TCCCTTTTAACGCTCCTTCGCTCGAGAACTATCATTTCTgacaaaatatgataaaaattccGTCCCATTCTCATAGTGCAcgaaatgttttaatgtttctataaatactccgcattttttaaatattgcctcACACGAAAAATCCTAGTCTGCGATAAATTTGCCTTTACGTCCGCAAATCACATCACGTTGTGAGCGTCCGCATGGCACTTTCAGCAGACCGTTATAATACGCGCATCAAACGAACTACCGCCTGTGTCGTCTGAAACACCGACATCGCCCTCACCGACCGAAGAAACAGTAACAGAGTCGATGACCACTCCTTCAACGACATCAAGCACTACCACATCCACATCGACAACGACAGAAACAACATCAACTTCAACAACGACGTCAACAACGCCGATACCCACAACGATTGTGACCATTCCAACGACAATACCAACAACAACTCCAACACCTGAAATTACAACTCAGGAAGTAACCAAGCAGGTCTGTGAAGATAACATGGTTTACTGCATGcaacagataatttattatcaacagaagttgaaaagtaaaaacttttttcgaTTAGACtctttgtttaattttcgaACGTGGAAAATATTGTAAGTACGAAACGTGTaaagtgtatatattttgtgcAGACAATTGTATAAGTCAGTCTGGACGATGGTTGATCTGGGATCTGTTTTGGCTAAAAGATTAATTTTCTAACTTACTGTAATctttattctaaattcaaaaatatacgtgatgattatacatattaacagtagtacaaatatacattttacaatattaaaaaatacattactcaAATACAGGTTATTCATTATTCTTTTCACTTCAATGATGGTCATACAAACAAATTTGCAGAGGATTAATAGTGGTGTcggtagttatttatatattaataatatattttatattttaacatatatttttcgtGTAATGACACAAGCGAACTGCATGTTACAGGAGATGATAACATCGACGGAGCGTTCGAGCACCATAATCGGTAGGACGACGGAAACCGTTCCATTCCCGATGCCCGTCAATCAACCGCCCACACTCAAACACCATATGAAGAAACTAGCGATCACAGCTGGCAAAGCCTTCAGGTATGTACCATGTATGACTGCTGAAAATGTAATCTATGTTTAACCATACAATTAACTATTTGGGAAAGAGTTTGTGATTCAAAATATGagtgtaaatttattaactcACAAAGGAGCGCCTgtctaagttattttttattggcgTGCCTTAGTATGAGTGTGTGAGGGTCGCGCTTACAAGATGTCTCAAGTGTTTGTGAAATGCCAGaagtataaagtttattttagctGACAAACAATAACCAGATGAATAATCGTTTTTGCTATATGCATAGCTTGTTCCAATAGGTATTATAAGTGTTAtagtctatctgtctgttacgttttcatgggtcaaactactgaactgaCTGATCaaatttggtttgaagcaaGCTCGGAAGAACAgtctactttttatgcctaaaacctGACGATCTACCCCTAAAATGCAAGTGACGCCGCGGTCAAAAACtagtatattatgatattcTTGATATATACAAATCTTGTCCTACTTTAGATACATCATACCAGCCGACTTGTTCACGGATCCAGAAGAAGGAAGCAACCTCACGTTCACTATGTATGAGGCTGAAAACGTCCCGCTCAGCAAAAACTCTTGGATTCAATTCATTCCCACTGAACGAGAAGTCTATGGATTGTgagtagttttaattattttgattatattttataaccataaaaaaatgccatatatcgttaaaaattatatcaccgtgcaaaaaattttaataaaatatataaatgttttaggaTTGGAttggattatatttttctataaaatgtaaTCCACAATagcaaaaagtatattataattttaagtactcttattatttttttattatgcctAAATTTTTTCTAGACCACTGGAAGCGCACGTGTCTCGCTGGAACTTCATTGTAGAAGCACAAGACAGCGAAGGTCTCCTCGCTCGAGGGCCGCTAGACATCACAGTGCAACAGCACAAGAGTGGGAGGACTATTAATCATCAGTTCATCATGCAATTCAAACTCCTCAAACAGTTCAACAACGTCATCGACTGGCAGATACGAGCTCTGGAAGGCATCGTCAATCTGTTCAGGGACACGGACATGGACCACTTGACGGTCCTGAACGCGACTCAGAACGAGGACCTGTACGAGTTCGTGTGGACGAACGACACCCTACCGAAAGATCCCGCCTGCCCCATGGACGATATCAACAGGCTCATGAAGGTGATTGATTCATAACTATATAACATTAGCAGCCGGGTGCGCATTCCACAATTTGGTCGCCGATTATCGGATGACCGGGTAAACATAATCGAACAAAATTGTTTATGAGATTAAGCAAAAGATAATAGTAATCAGTTATTAGCACAAAGTGATCGTACATGATGGATGGATTTACTTACACCGCCGCTCACAGATAATGGAGTCGGAGTCGGAGCGCGGCGCGGCGTCGGCGGGGCTGGCGCGCGCCATGTCGCCGGAGCTGTCGGTGTCGGCGGTGCGCTGGCGCGGCGCGGGGCGCTGCGCGGCGGCGCGCGGGGCGGCGCGCGCGCCCGACACCTACCCGCCCGTCACGCGCAACCAGGTCGACCACCTCACCGCCACCGTGGGCCACCTGCTCGTCTACAAGGTGCCGGAGGTGAGCCGCTCGAGCGACGACTATCCGATTCGTGTTCCGTGCGATTTTCAGATTTACGTAACTCCCGAATGCCATATTTTATCTTCCAGGATACGTTCTTCGATCCGGAGGACGGCGGCACTCGAAATCTGCAGTTGTCCCTTCGTTTCAGCGACCGCTCCGAAATTCCCGCAAACCACTGGTTACAGTTCGATGCACGCAACCAAGAATTCTATGGTCTGCCCACGTCTAACGATGAGAGAAGCGTGCATTATCAGCTGGTAAGTAATTGGTGTTTGATTAACGAATGTTTCGCGTTATTATTGGGCAAGATTTTAGGCATACTAATATTAAGAAGTTGTAGTTTCAgactataaaatatcaaaatcaaacatTATCTGTTTGgaatatagtaaattataaggaatgaaaatgaattttaaactcGCTCACATATCAATTCCACACTTAAATATTGCAGATCGCCGAGGACTCTAGCAAGAAGAGTGCTTACGACAGCTTGATAGTCGAAGTGGCGAAGGCTCCAACGATCCGTCCGACCGTCGAGTTCCAGATGACGATGGACCCATCGCCCAACCTCGTCGACAGCGCCAACAACAAGCGCAAGGTCGTAGAGAAGCTGGCAGCGCTGTTTGGGCAGAAGGAGACCGACAATATTCGGATACAGAGCATCACGGACAATCCTACTACAATAATTTGGTAATTATTGTTTTCCTTCGTAATTTCGATTGACCGACCACCTGACCCCCAAACCCTCCGAGAACTGCTGCCGCCGAAGCGATAAATGCGGATGAAATTTATGAATGCACTTCCTGAGGCGGTATAGTCTATAGTCTATagatatagtctattccaatcgaagaagaaataaagataaacaaaccttacattACGTATGCCACGCGATTCTCTTATAGCAacattgtgcactactaacaattcttgatcaatatatctttatttatcatacaaaaCTATGGAATAGTAAACTAAACTACTCATAGccacttaaattttactacaaaacgcctttttttttcgaaaactcATATTCAATagcatagattaatcaagctccgGACTTTTGATACCGAATTGACcaatcaaatgttgtttattgttGGCTTGTGTTCTCTTGTGATTCTAATAGActataaatatcataacaagTAGATATTAGATTTAGTGTTCCCTCAAAATATTAGTATTCTAGTCTAGTCTAGTATTAAAGTATTCCTTTCTAAGCTTTTCCtacttaagttaaaattatataaaactaatgtcTAAAAACACATAGCATAGATTTTTTaatcgtatataataataatttgtaatataaatgatcCAAACCTATTTTCAGGTACAACACAAGTCTACCAATGGACAGATGTCCCAAGAGAGAAATCGAGGAACTCCGTAAAATGATAATAGTTGACGAACGGGGCGCTATTGGGGGAAACCTTCGAGAGCATGTCgatcaaatatttgataaagatctcaaagttatgtcgatccgCCTCATTCCTCTGGGACTCTGTGCCGATCAAAACACCAAAACCACAAAGACCTTGGTTCCGATACAACCTGGTACGAATTTGCAAAACAAGGCAACGAACGCCAGTCCCGAATATTCAGACTACTTGGTGACGTTTGTTATACCTGCCATCGTGATCGTGTGTATGATCGTCGTTGCTGGAATTATCGCATGCGTTCTGTACAGAAGACGACGAACCGGTAAGAATCGAATATAGTAACATATGCGTAACGTCGACATAACAAGTTGGTGAGATGCCATATACTATGTTTCATTTTGATATAGTTCctataatcttataaataagtataattatccTAGTACGTTAGGTGAAATATATCGCATAATGAAATTAGTTATTGATCTCAATTTGGATGTACAGTAgacaacatacaaaatattacaaattcgctaaataatattaaatatataaaaattattaacgagTATTTTAACTATAGCGGATGCAAATTCTTGACACGAAAAAGgtgatttattgattaatcaTTTAGAGCACTTCagttaatttagtatattatcgttttgttttttttttcttactagACTTGGCTCTTAGATTTAATGTTCGCTTAATTTAACGATATTATCTATGCACATATCTCTGTCTTATATTCGCACTTGCACATACTAAAGAGCTAGAATATTTTCGCAAGCATTGTTCGCGCTATATAGTAtatgaacatattttaatattactgcaATTAATAACATAACTCTTATAAACATCAGGTAAAATGAGTGTTGGCGATGAAGAGGAACGTCAAGCGTTCCGTTCGAAGGGAATCCCTGTGATTTTCCAAGATGAACTCGAGGAAAGAGCCGATGCTGAACCAGCTGACAAAAGTCCGGTCATCATGAGAGAGGAGAAACCGCCACTATTACCACCTGCGCCTGATTACCGTTCGGGGGAAGACGCACCCTACCGTCCTCCGCCCCCCTTCGCCGCATCCCGCACCCCTCCACGCCCTAAAGCGACCCCGACATACAGGAAGCCCCCTCCATACGTCCCACCCTAAAACTGCCTACGTCCAATAGTATAGACACCCGTTTACATTGCGTAGCTATAGGCGAAGCTAGAAAAGTCAGATCGATCATCTCTGAAATTCAGTAAACTCGTAAAATAGTTTGGCTTTGATGGTTGGCTTAAGATGGAAGACTTAATATACTTTTTCCGTTACCCCATCACGATTATTTCCTAGCTTGTCTTATGTACGTAACACGTCAAGCGGGTCTAAATATTGTTTCtcaattttttgttaataaggaAACTAGTCGACCCATTCGTTTACACCTGTTCGATTATTATTTTCGTGAATTTATTCGGTTCTTTTAATcagtatatagtatttttaacgAGCATTTACGAAAAGTAATGTTATGAATGCATTTATTACGAAAATTATTGTAAACGTAAGATAACGTAAACGAACCTCATATCGACTAAAAAGGAATTGTGCACAATTAAATGTGACTACGAATTTCTTTTATTGTAAGTGACGTCACGAAGTAGTTTTTGAAGCGTAGTTGTATGCGTATGTCTATGATGTTCAAGTGTATAAAAGTACTTCACAATAAATGCTACATTAGAATGTTATTGTTGAAGTAGGTAATGTTACATTAGATATACGGCGTCGTTATACGAATATGTTTTCATTTGTAATCAATTGCTTTTAAAcagatgaattaaatatatacgtgATAAACTAATCGAAAGATATcatgaaacaataatatataaataaatatttaaggctAGACCAAAAACAGTTCATTACGTGTGTTGGCTAAATGCGTGCCATTGTTTGAggaatgttatgtaataatgtattttaataaacatatcgAAAATGTAACATTAGCCTTTAGCTTAGTTCTTccatacacaaatatattaggCTATGCGTGCGTGTATGTGAACGTAGAACACAAAACGATGTATTAGAGAGATGTTATGAAACTAAGACTAAATAAAAAGCACACACGTTTATATCTCTACAAACGAGACGCGAGTTATCGcaattcacttaatatattagACGCTCCGATAATATGGAGTCGcaaattacgaaatattattttgtcgttaagcaattttttttattggtcaaTAAAATTGCTCacgcaattatttaaattaaatatacaagagTAAGTTAAACTTATAATACAATTAGCTGGCgtgtacattataaataacatgaGTTATACAACTGACCTTAGTTTTAGGCTacgaatagatattttttaagaataaaatatcattttgtaCTTGTCTAATTATTACCATAGGCGTAAGATTAATCAAATTATGTAAACGATAGGGAATTAAACGAAATGagctataaaataacttttactttggatgtatttttttctactgtATACTCATTTAGAATTTTTGCATTTATAGATCTTTTTAgtgttatacaattttatagatCAGCTAAaagtttcttttaattatattatatttttatttcttagtagTTGTACTTAATAATGTCCATATAAAACCGaaccattttattataatttaataatatacttatgtatgtatgacaaatattatttttaaacacttcACATCAAAACGcacataatttatgtaattattgagtttttctaatttaataaaatggtcTAGTGagttgtttcttttattttatactcttAATATAAAGGATTATTTAACAAGTGTGTGTAGGTATTATAATAAAGCTAtgcatgattttaataaaacattatgaaaaaatttaatttttatagaatGTACAGTGTTTACTGTAgaatttttataagattatgtCCATGTTTttagaatgaatttaaaaattaagttttttaaaataataacatacatatacaacatACCACGTCTCAAAGGAAAAACCAAGGTAACTATATAGTAAATTGTttctcattataataatttactttaaagatTCATTGAATACCTTACTTACTCCCACAATTTCTATTATCTATATCAATTTCGAGTCTATTCACGGTATATACCTAGTCGTAACTCGTGTCGGCCTCGAATCTCGCCATTTTTAAAGTcaccgtcattttttttttatcagaatagTAACCGGTTAgtcaacataaaatttaaaataatactttaaaaaaaatgaatttttattggataagtaaactttacaatttctaaatgtATATGTGATtagaaacattgtttttttctcttttaatgtctacattttttaataaaaaaaagatttaagctTGGTACACtggcaaataaaaatgttatattttatataatattatatagctttaaaatcttaaaacaagtaaatacttttctaataattatagcGGATTCGGAGGAGGAGTAAAGCCACAGAAATAGAATTGACActgaattgttattatatgatattattatacgtTATTGAAGTTATGGTATATaattatggattcgtgaaaaaatacGTTGTGAGTCCATTATGAACGtcggcgaagttgttatcgAATTGATAGAATAGTTTTCAATTCAGTGTTTTCTTTACGATAAAGGCACACAGGACCTGAACCAACATATATTCTCATGGAGACCTGCTTTCTATTTTAAAGTTAGTGAAATTGAAATATGTCGTTTACGATTTTTACTTTACACGAAAATATGGGGCGCCATACtgttaatttttgattatttataaagatacaatCAATCATAAACTGCTTGTAGTGCATTGTACATGAGacctattaaattcaattacgtTTGCAAACAGCTTGGAAAGCgcttcttatttcaaatatattaaagactGCATAACAATAAGCTTGCAGCGAAtgtaatttataagtttttatattaaactttaataataatttaaaaacataaataataacatgagaaaaataagttactgCTAAAATATCTTCTCTATCTACCTCACGAataaaaaaccattttttttaaaaacagcgCTGATATTCTCACCGTCCTCTTCGACCTACCACTTCAATTGGATCGTTTAAAACTCTGCGTGACGTTTTTGACCATAACTTCCGTCTTCGTCACGTGGAaagattgaaaaaatattttgatctttgTGAGTTCTTCGTATAACGCAcccattttttaattctaagtaAATATAGAAGACGaatgttttttatatctgtaatgATATATTATCATGAATCTGTAGCTGTCAATGACATTGTCAACTGACGAGTGTCATATTTGTTTGACGTTTGAACTAATATTGTAGTTTGTTTTGTAGATTTAGTTTACCTGTAAATCTACTTTAATTTacctataaaatatacgtaatattgaaaaaagtttggtttaaatgtatatatgtttattttaatttgaataaaacttaaAGTTTTACATAGAGTTGTAAGAATGGCAGAAattaattcagaaaaaaatattaaatgtcctAAAAAACGAcgtcttattaatttaagatcACTTCGAATGTCTTTAAAATACAGGCCTGAAatcctaaatttaatattgaaaatgcgACActgtataaaaaagaaaaatgcccTTATAAAATCTCTAAAGGAACAACTGGAAAAGGTACTGTTCGTAACTTCAGCtactttgaattttttattggaAGAATtccacatttatttttttaaatcatttataactaTAACATACCCACACATGCAATTTATAGGTTAAAACAAGTAAAATTAAGTTATCCAGAAATGACGAACAATCAAAAATTTCGAAAGCTGTACACGCACAATCTACTGGTCGAAAAGAAAAGAAATCTGTTAAAGAagctacagataataaaaatgaagaacCCACAGCATGGAGTACTCAGAGCAATGGAAATAGTGAAAAAAGTATTGCAGAGCAAGTTAAAGAAGTAGCTCAGAGTGCTCTCCAAGACACCGGTATGGTGTATGTGGAGTCTGCTGGAATGTACTATGACTATAAAACtgggtattattataatactgtgAGTCACCTAAACATACAAGAATGTTATGTGTAAatgttaatgatattatttaagtagTATCATTAtactaactaaatatatactataccgATCATTGTTAATTACATTCTTTGCTaatgatttattgtataaaaatctttaagaattaataattatttttatttataggatCTTGGACTCTACTATCATACAGATACAGGTTGTTACTACTATTATTCtaatgaaaaacaaacatttgtGTTCCATTCATATCCTGATAAAAGTGCTGAGAATAAATCTCTGATCGCTCACGAGAAGAAGAAAGCAAAGAAACACAAAAAGGTGGGAAAAACTTACATGTtacaaattgattaaattaaatttgataaaactcTTTCAGCTTTACTCTATAAATATTTGAGAGACAAGACAGTGAAGTgaagaagacagcattgtttaactattaACAGTTAACTTCTCCATTCAAATGTGAAATCAATGATAGACTATGAGAAtcagttttaaagtaaaatgtttataagtaaagcTGTTTGagattacatatatgtaaaatatataatcctcTATAATGAAGTATTGTCATGTATTGCTTGtttccaaatatattttcttctttcAGGCAACTAAAACTGACGATGTTGAAAACCTGACCAAACAATTCACTCAGGTTTCACTCCGAGGCGCAACTGCCTTAGGTAAATAGAATGCTCACAAGTTGCTTCCAAATACCAACATCTGAAATGTTATATTACAGGAAAAGGAAGAAGATGGAAGCAAACCAAAACGCAAGAAAACTTCTAGAGATTCGAAGAAGAAGAAACAGGgaacaaatgaaaatgaaattacagAAGCTAACAGAGACACTGATGAAAAAGAAGTTGTGAATGATATAGGGAATGTAGCTGCAGAAGAGTTAGAAGATGGAGAGTGCAGTGACAGTTCTAGTGAATTGTCTGATGCAGGATCAGATGCAAGTACATCTACTGCTAGTGATGATGGTAAATGGGGAATACAATACAGccatgattatattataaaaattgaaaccAAATTATGCCTGTACTTATCAATACAGAAATGAACCTGTCAAAATTTAATCGATTAAACATCTATATTTCCAATATGAATGTATAATAAGGATTGTAGATTCAGatggattatttttaattttattacaagtatttaatataaaaaaataaagaatttcttattctcttgaataaatatttaaatgttactatGCATTTTGCATTGCTTTTTTTTCAGTTTGAActgataatatttgaaataacttgTTTCCAGAATCAGTCGCCAAGCACCACCCACCATGCATGAGAGTCATCGTAAGGGAGACAAACTTACCTAAACTGAAAGTGGGCAGTTTGTATCTCATAACTAAAGATGGCGGCACTATAGGCAGAGAAGGGGATCATCATTCTATAGTTATAAGGGATCACAATGTGTCGCGGGTCAGTATTGACCTTTATAATAATACAGGAATATGTAATTTACGATTGTCatatcaatagtctaaatttaaagcttgTGAAATTGCAAAATGCtgcttttgtaataattttaatcttgatataagttttatgtaaatcggtttagtagttttttcagttagacattacaaaataacttcTTCTCATCTTTTTATAAAGACGTAAATAGCTGTCTTATATGAAGTTCGTATATTTGCTTCTATTTGCTAATTTTTAGTTAGATTATatctaaagataatatttaaatttttcaatatatatagtttatcttcactgtaatgatttatattaaaaatcttagtAGATAACTTCTATAGATTCATAATTGTCTCCTAACCCTACTCAAGAAATCGAAAAGTTTTTCGGCATGTTTATATGTGCTAATCATGaaaaattttacaacaataaCACGCTTTTTCTTGACCAAATATTGTCGCCATAAGTTTCATCAAATAATTGCGGACGTTACGTCAAAGAAAGTTTATGTGTCAATAAATAAAGTGCGATCAAATCCCCGGATACATTCATACTTGGCTCGATAGACTGTCAATTGAATTACCATCCATATTAAGACGTTAAATCAAAAAGTTCTTagagatacataaataaaaaattacatatattaattttaattcaatacatttacaataactttaaatttcttACGTTATTTTCCAGAATCACTTAGACATCAACTATGATATGGATAAAAGAATGTATTTGGCAATTGACTTAGGTTCAAAGAATGGTACAGTTATTAATGGTATTCGTATCTCTGAAAGTCAAGAAAGAAGCAGACCTGTGGAGGTAATTATATCTTTACTTTTtgttactgaaatatttatactttttattagaaACTATTGAAGCATTCAAGTTGGTATGAAAATACGAACTCTCAGTGGAACCAtgtcaaaatgaaattatttgaaaatgaattaacGACTTTATGGACTATGATTATGAGTTCttctattttaattctattctaTAATGATATACtactattaaaacaaattttatagatAGTTCATGGGAGTACAATTCAATTGGGTGAAACGAAATTACTTTGTCACATTCATGCTGGAAACGATACGTGTGGCCATTGTGAACCAGGCCTTATAATGGAAAGTAAGTATACAcgctgttacttttatttaagtgtCGCATTGCAAGTTCAAAAATAAGGTTATGATTCTCGCTTAAAATTATGTGTGGTTTAGGAATAATCTACGAAAAAAAGCATTGCTAAtaggtattcatttttaaatatcacagtGATCATTCATATACACGCAATAATACTTGAAAGCATAATTAGATAttcatttagtttaattatcttttcgttccgatttttttttcatttcaacatTTCTTGAAAAGTTATAAGAAAATCACGAAGAAATTAATATAGACTTTGATTTCATTATTCAACATTTCAATTTGTCAGAGTAGTTACTAGTAACAATAAGAAGCAATATTctgatatcaattatattataattctgagTGCAATTCCACCTTATAATGTGAATTAATGGAATTTTCTGAATCGTACAAAAATGTACTaaccttgtaaatattttatttaatagcaacATTTTACTATTGTTTTATCTCTAAATATCAAACAAAGTGGCTTACCGCTGTCTGCAAGCTTAGATCTTTCAAATTACGCAacaattttaatgcagttttcatcaataaaaagtCATTCAAGGGGATGATTTATATGCATATCACAATAgtgaaaagccgagaatttcaacattCCTTATGggctttttttttcttcaatgtaAATCTGTACATAGACCCTTTATTCTGCCATGTGAAGCCTTTTGACTAGAATATTTGTAGCTTATTTCAGCGCGCTGATCTATCGCGGTTTAACTACAGAGATGTTTTATCTATACAGctcaagaaaaagaaaaagtcgCCTACACACGGACGTGCAGCGTCCAGAAACAACATCAACTGGAACTTGCGAGGCTGAAGAACAAATACGCGCCGAAACCCTTAGCGATAGAGGAGACCGCGTACAACGATAGAGCACAAGCGAGGAGAGAAAAGGTCGGCTCCTCGCATCACTCCGAGAAGACTCAGAGCAGTGATATTAACACGTGAGAATATTATCTTCTAAATTTCGGTATTGAGGTTTCATttgtttgacgacctccgtggtcgagtgacgacctccgtggtcgagtagtgtgtacaccggttttcatgggtacgccactccgaggtcccgggttcgattcccggccgagtcgatgtagaaaaagttcattagttttctatgttgtcttgggtctgggtgtatgtggtaccgtcgttacttctgattttccataacacaagtgctttagctacttacattgggatcagagtaatgtatgtgatgttgtccaatatttatatttatatttatttgtgagtGACTCGATGTAATCTCATGCAAAACGGTCATAATATCTAAGATGAAATTGTTGGCGACGCATTGACCTTGTAAGAAACAGTTAAGTATTATAGTTTAGTCAACTATGAATAGTAAACTAATCTTAATCGATGGCAGTCTATGGTTGGTAAGTCCCGCTTGTATCATGaacatattagttttaaataatgtttacaatataGAAATACATGACTTGGATGTAGGGCTTCGTCTAAACCTGTCTAGTAGGTACCACTCTCTCTATGTATTCGAGCCAAgcggcaatacttagtgttgtgttccggtttgaaggttaagtgagccagtgtaactacagatacgAAGGAAATAATATCTCTGTTCCAACATTATCAGTGAgacaatgtctataggcagaTTCGACTACTTACCATTAGATGGTCAATTTGCTCGGTCGCC
The window above is part of the Vanessa tameamea isolate UH-Manoa-2023 chromosome 18, ilVanTame1 primary haplotype, whole genome shotgun sequence genome. Proteins encoded here:
- the LOC113400181 gene encoding dystroglycan 1 isoform X3, coding for MEYSHYVACALLLLCPLALSRHDDDFAFDNNEEFQVELTANHSEIAKNGLRRLWGVPDTSAYVGHLFRMEIPKQAFSGDVLAYKVRSEDGIHMPSWLAVDTKHGLISGVPQKQDLGAHTFTVIAHGRTHGLTATDSFTIEVKKADEKPQSKYGTCIRNENRLVLVILIDGNFHKISSRQRIRALMELASFMALDGDEFWMEAYKAESAQSHTVLMSGSGTTKRRKSDATTAIYLNVGCGEKLWSRHKVLVAGLREQSRDGTLYQLLRLPVLGWRLIGIKPLPRLKRQSPLDEGSGAYDTYDGDDDADYSGYDVEEDDDYTSNIDVGAIPDIVDETPNPPHPHRHHHGQPDFAPHTTTDTFQTELTDPPTTTPPPPPPSQPPLSTPPSSPPALPDPTPSQAATLPTEEYTRTETPDSASTNTYTTEDHKVKITPYSESASESTNIKFSKEPIAANPRLLVEEHSPIVIVPEEITTSTEPEQQTVIIRASNELPPVSSETPTSPSPTEETVTESMTTPSTTSSTTTSTSTTTETTSTSTTTSTTPIPTTIVTIPTTIPTTTPTPEITTQEVTKQEMITSTERSSTIIGRTTETVPFPMPVNQPPTLKHHMKKLAITAGKAFRYIIPADLFTDPEEGSNLTFTMYEAENVPLSKNSWIQFIPTEREVYGLPLEAHVSRWNFIVEAQDSEGLLARGPLDITVQQHKSGRTINHQFIMQFKLLKQFNNVIDWQIRALEGIVNLFRDTDMDHLTVLNATQNEDLYEFVWTNDTLPKDPACPMDDINRLMKIMESESERGAASAGLARAMSPELSVSAVRWRGAGRCAAARGAARAPDTYPPVTRNQVDHLTATVGHLLVYKVPEDTFFDPEDGGTRNLQLSLRFSDRSEIPANHWLQFDARNQEFYGLPTSNDERSVHYQLIAEDSSKKSAYDSLIVEVAKAPTIRPTVEFQMTMDPSPNLVDSANNKRKVVEKLAALFGQKETDNIRIQSITDNPTTIIWYNTSLPMDRCPKREIEELRKMIIVDERGAIGGNLREHVDQIFDKDLKVMSIRLIPLGLCADQNTKTTKTLVPIQPGTNLQNKATNASPEYSDYLVTFVIPAIVIVCMIVVAGIIACVLYRRRRTADANS
- the LOC113400181 gene encoding dystroglycan 1 isoform X1; protein product: MEYSHYVACALLLLCPLALSRHDDDFAFDNNEEFQVELTANHSEIAKNGLRRLWGVPDTSAYVGHLFRMEIPKQAFSGDVLAYKVRSEDGIHMPSWLAVDTKHGLISGVPQKQDLGAHTFTVIAHGRTHGLTATDSFTIEVKKADEKPQSKYGTCIRNENRLVLVILIDGNFHKISSRQRIRALMELASFMALDGDEFWMEAYKAESAQSHTVLMSGSGTTKRRKSDATTAIYLNVGCGEKLWSRHKVLVAGLREQSRDGTLYQLLRLPVLGWRLIGIKPLPRLKRQSPLDEGSGAYDTYDGDDDADYSGYDVEEDDDYTSNIDVGAIPDIVDETPNPPHPHRHHHGQPDFAPHTTTDTFQTELTDPPTTTPPPPPPSQPPLSTPPSSPPALPDPTPSQAATLPTEEYTRTETPDSASTNTYTTEDHKVKITPYSESASESTNIKFSKEPIAANPRLLVEEHSPIVIVPEEITTSTEPEQQTVIIRASNELPPVSSETPTSPSPTEETVTESMTTPSTTSSTTTSTSTTTETTSTSTTTSTTPIPTTIVTIPTTIPTTTPTPEITTQEVTKQEMITSTERSSTIIGRTTETVPFPMPVNQPPTLKHHMKKLAITAGKAFRYIIPADLFTDPEEGSNLTFTMYEAENVPLSKNSWIQFIPTEREVYGLPLEAHVSRWNFIVEAQDSEGLLARGPLDITVQQHKSGRTINHQFIMQFKLLKQFNNVIDWQIRALEGIVNLFRDTDMDHLTVLNATQNEDLYEFVWTNDTLPKDPACPMDDINRLMKIMESESERGAASAGLARAMSPELSVSAVRWRGAGRCAAARGAARAPDTYPPVTRNQVDHLTATVGHLLVYKVPEDTFFDPEDGGTRNLQLSLRFSDRSEIPANHWLQFDARNQEFYGLPTSNDERSVHYQLIAEDSSKKSAYDSLIVEVAKAPTIRPTVEFQMTMDPSPNLVDSANNKRKVVEKLAALFGQKETDNIRIQSITDNPTTIIWYNTSLPMDRCPKREIEELRKMIIVDERGAIGGNLREHVDQIFDKDLKVMSIRLIPLGLCADQNTKTTKTLVPIQPGTNLQNKATNASPEYSDYLVTFVIPAIVIVCMIVVAGIIACVLYRRRRTGKMSVGDEEERQAFRSKGIPVIFQDELEERADAEPADKSPVIMREEKPPLLPPAPDYRSGEDAPYRPPPPFAASRTPPRPKATPTYRKPPPYVPP